A single region of the Methanococcoides sp. AM1 genome encodes:
- a CDS encoding 3-methyl-2-oxobutanoate dehydrogenase subunit VorB: protein MATQLIKGNSAVVIGALYAGCDCYFGYPITPASEILHEASQTFPKLGRKFVQAESEEAAINMVYGAASAGHRVLTASSGPGMSLKQEGVSYLAGAELPCVIVDIMRAGPGLGNIGPEQGDYTQVVKGGGHGNYRNIVIAPNSVQEMCDFTIKAFELSTKYRNPVVVLADGVLGQMIEPLQFPEEAVEPVIDESWAVCGTKETRQNLVTSIFLDFDQLEDFNYRLQEKYETVKENEVDYEEYMMEDASIVLVAYGISSRICRSAVEVARREGIKVGLFRPITLFPFPENELKALADAGDKTFVSVEMSNGQLIDDVRLATGCSKPVELVNRMGGNLITMDQVMEKIREIAAREE, encoded by the coding sequence ATGGCTACACAATTAATAAAAGGCAACTCTGCAGTTGTCATTGGTGCTTTATATGCTGGTTGTGACTGTTATTTCGGATATCCGATCACACCTGCAAGTGAGATCCTGCACGAAGCTTCCCAGACATTCCCGAAACTTGGAAGGAAATTCGTACAGGCAGAATCAGAAGAAGCTGCAATTAACATGGTCTATGGTGCAGCATCTGCCGGACACAGGGTTCTGACAGCGTCATCAGGCCCGGGTATGAGTTTGAAACAGGAAGGTGTATCATATCTCGCTGGAGCTGAACTCCCATGCGTCATCGTAGATATCATGAGAGCAGGTCCTGGTCTTGGTAACATTGGCCCTGAACAGGGAGATTACACACAGGTCGTAAAAGGTGGCGGACATGGAAACTACCGCAACATTGTCATCGCACCAAATTCCGTCCAGGAAATGTGTGACTTTACAATAAAGGCATTTGAGCTTTCAACAAAGTATCGCAATCCTGTCGTAGTACTTGCAGATGGTGTACTTGGACAGATGATCGAGCCGCTCCAGTTCCCTGAAGAAGCTGTGGAACCAGTCATTGACGAGTCATGGGCTGTTTGCGGAACAAAGGAAACACGTCAGAACCTTGTAACATCTATCTTCCTGGACTTTGACCAGCTTGAGGACTTTAACTACAGGCTTCAGGAAAAGTATGAGACCGTCAAGGAAAATGAGGTCGATTACGAGGAATACATGATGGAAGATGCATCAATTGTACTCGTAGCATATGGTATCAGCAGCAGGATCTGCCGTTCAGCTGTAGAGGTTGCAAGGAGAGAAGGTATCAAGGTCGGACTTTTCCGTCCGATAACATTGTTCCCATTCCCTGAAAATGAGCTGAAGGCCCTTGCAGATGCAGGTGATAAGACCTTCGTTTCTGTTGAGATGAGCAATGGTCAGCTGATAGACGATGTACGTCTTGCAACCGGTTGTAGCAAGCCTGTGGAACTTGTTAACCGCATGGGTGGAAACCTTATCACAATGGATCAGGTCATGGAAAAGATTAGAGAAATTGCTGCTAGGGAGGAATGA
- a CDS encoding ferredoxin family protein, with protein sequence MSENKEKMQPYPELNIIECKGCERCVAACPKDVLFMSEHINERGYRYVEYTGDGCIGCGNCYYTCPEPLAIAVHIPIKEE encoded by the coding sequence ATGTCTGAGAATAAGGAAAAGATGCAACCATATCCTGAGCTGAACATTATTGAATGTAAAGGATGTGAGAGATGCGTAGCAGCATGTCCTAAAGATGTACTCTTTATGAGTGAACACATTAACGAACGCGGCTACCGCTATGTTGAATATACGGGAGATGGATGCATAGGATGCGGAAATTGTTACTACACTTGTCCTGAGCCACTGGCTATTGCTGTGCATATCCCGATCAAGGAAGAATAA
- a CDS encoding pyridoxamine 5'-phosphate oxidase family protein, which yields MVKLTEDMKEAFSKVRIFPFATASKAGMPNVIPIGMCKLVDDETIWVTDNYFLKTRENLDENPVASIFVWGPEVGACFQIKGDVEVKTSGDDYDKAYAGAKAMGDKFPAKALMVMKITEVFECVSGDNAGKKLL from the coding sequence ATGGTCAAACTCACAGAAGATATGAAGGAAGCATTTTCAAAGGTAAGAATTTTCCCATTTGCAACAGCATCAAAGGCAGGAATGCCAAATGTCATCCCTATAGGCATGTGCAAGTTAGTTGATGATGAAACGATCTGGGTCACGGACAACTATTTCCTGAAGACCCGGGAGAACCTGGATGAGAATCCTGTGGCATCCATCTTTGTCTGGGGCCCCGAGGTCGGCGCCTGCTTCCAGATCAAGGGAGATGTTGAGGTCAAGACAAGTGGCGATGACTATGATAAAGCCTATGCGGGTGCAAAGGCAATGGGTGACAAGTTCCCTGCAAAAGCTCTTATGGTCATGAAGATCACCGAAGTCTTCGAATGTGTTTCCGGGGACAATGCCGGAAAGAAGCTCCTTTGA
- a CDS encoding AarF/ABC1/UbiB kinase family protein, which translates to MFKKTRRYLSITKVFFKYNLFSLLYKDIQQNYVSNRKGTCYIDVEMQKNARKLRLAFEDLGVTFIKLGQIMSKRPDLLPLDYTRELSQLQNKVHPLELEEMAESLEGFRASCSIAEADASTVVSEFLSNFDEFKRKPIASASIAQVYEARIDGKKVAVKIAKPGLIDQINVDLAIINDLKPLMKKVGGFGDNIDIDDFLDEFQDMLNKEVDLLNEARNIKRFEELFEGSHDVHIPAVHDEYCTESILVMDYMEGILVKDLAETDQKIRSKYAHIISSSYLNQVYLYGFYHADPHSGNILLRDDGIAFIDFGAVGLIDSELRRNMLNLFYGIYKKNVDIAFDAFLKIADINKEEINVHKFKVDLDTLISIQNFALGERQNDSYANLALKYNLSLPSDFSTLERSLVIVEGVCLELDPRFNIIEDAKRLIFMVMMKRYSPFKVGEYFLLEGDRYLEIFKNLPQGVNDVIETIRGYRIEKLEEKTREIKHDRMVDALAKYVFLSIILVSSAYMAAQPESNLSTLGVAGFVVAIFMFGVLFLKH; encoded by the coding sequence ATGTTCAAGAAGACACGACGATACTTATCCATTACAAAGGTCTTTTTCAAGTACAACTTGTTCAGCCTCCTATACAAAGATATACAGCAGAACTATGTTTCCAACAGAAAGGGAACCTGCTATATCGATGTTGAGATGCAAAAGAATGCAAGAAAGCTCAGGCTTGCATTTGAAGATCTTGGAGTAACGTTCATCAAATTGGGCCAGATCATGAGCAAGCGTCCTGATCTCCTTCCCCTGGATTATACCAGAGAGCTTTCACAGCTTCAGAACAAGGTCCATCCTCTTGAACTTGAAGAGATGGCCGAGTCCCTTGAGGGATTCCGTGCCAGTTGTTCCATTGCAGAAGCAGACGCTTCAACGGTCGTTTCTGAATTCCTTTCGAATTTTGATGAATTCAAGAGAAAACCTATTGCAAGTGCATCCATAGCACAGGTCTATGAAGCAAGGATCGATGGCAAAAAAGTAGCTGTCAAGATCGCAAAACCTGGCCTTATAGATCAGATCAATGTTGATCTTGCTATCATCAATGACCTCAAACCACTGATGAAGAAAGTGGGTGGTTTTGGAGACAATATCGATATTGATGATTTTCTCGATGAATTCCAGGATATGCTGAACAAAGAAGTAGACCTTTTGAACGAGGCTCGCAATATCAAGAGATTCGAAGAGCTATTTGAAGGCTCCCATGATGTACATATACCCGCAGTACACGATGAGTATTGTACCGAAAGCATTCTTGTAATGGACTATATGGAAGGTATTCTTGTAAAAGACCTTGCTGAAACAGACCAAAAGATAAGATCAAAATATGCACACATCATCAGTTCCAGTTATCTGAACCAGGTATATCTGTATGGTTTCTACCATGCAGACCCACACTCCGGAAACATTCTTCTTCGTGATGACGGGATCGCTTTCATCGATTTCGGGGCTGTTGGACTAATTGATTCCGAGCTTCGCAGGAACATGCTGAACCTTTTCTATGGGATCTACAAGAAGAACGTTGACATTGCTTTTGATGCTTTCCTGAAGATCGCTGACATCAATAAAGAAGAGATCAATGTACATAAGTTCAAGGTAGACCTTGATACGCTCATATCGATACAGAACTTTGCTTTAGGGGAACGGCAGAACGATAGTTATGCGAATCTTGCACTAAAATATAATCTATCCCTTCCAAGTGATTTCTCCACACTTGAACGTTCTCTTGTGATCGTGGAAGGTGTTTGCCTGGAACTAGATCCCAGGTTCAATATCATCGAAGATGCAAAAAGACTGATCTTCATGGTAATGATGAAAAGATATTCACCATTCAAGGTAGGTGAATACTTCCTGCTTGAAGGCGACAGGTATCTGGAGATATTCAAGAACCTGCCACAGGGTGTGAATGATGTTATTGAGACGATAAGAGGATATCGTATAGAGAAGCTTGAAGAAAAGACCCGTGAGATCAAACATGACAGGATGGTCGATGCTCTTGCAAAGTATGTATTCCTGTCCATCATTCTCGTATCTTCAGCTTATATGGCAGCACAACCCGAAAGCAATCTCTCGACACTTGGAGTAGCCGGATTCGTTGTAGCTATCTTTATGTTCGGGGTCTTGTTCCTTAAACACTGA
- a CDS encoding GNAT family N-acetyltransferase: MQIRWTKGMECFDDAFSVRKAVFIDEQSIPEEIEIDEVDGYATHLVLFLKGKPVATGRLYGKDKRSYIGRICVLDTHRGTGVGRVLMDFLLQKAAEYGNNDIYLSSQMYARGFYQSFGFEEFGETFDDGGIEHVWMLKKR; this comes from the coding sequence ATGCAGATCAGATGGACGAAAGGCATGGAATGCTTTGATGATGCTTTCAGTGTCCGTAAGGCTGTTTTTATTGATGAGCAATCGATTCCGGAAGAGATCGAGATCGACGAGGTGGATGGCTATGCCACGCATCTTGTTCTTTTTTTAAAAGGGAAACCTGTAGCTACCGGCAGGTTATACGGAAAAGATAAAAGATCATACATTGGCAGGATCTGTGTTCTGGACACTCATCGTGGGACCGGGGTTGGTCGTGTTCTTATGGATTTCCTTCTGCAAAAGGCAGCTGAGTATGGAAATAACGATATTTACCTCAGTTCACAGATGTATGCAAGAGGATTCTACCAGTCCTTCGGTTTCGAAGAGTTTGGTGAAACTTTTGATGATGGCGGAATCGAGCATGTATGGATGCTAAAGAAAAGGTAA
- a CDS encoding class I SAM-dependent methyltransferase, producing MGSDVFLEIFDRLPRQGPGKNECTKKAFKMLSELPERPHILDIGCGSGMQTLLLAELSGGQVDALDLYRIFLDDLNERAVKKGISDRIRTCIGSMTDLPYEKESFDLIWAEGSIYIMGFKEGLSYWKQFLKKGGHICVSEINWLTDHPSEKALSYWNSYPEVAMKTVEENKGTISELGLDCIDTFVLPESAWWDDYYDPLEKRLGEMKKTYPENADFAGYSEEIYDEMEVYKECSADYGYVFYIMKKRMKTE from the coding sequence ATGGGATCCGATGTATTCTTAGAGATCTTTGACAGGCTTCCAAGACAGGGACCGGGTAAAAATGAATGCACGAAAAAAGCATTCAAAATGCTATCAGAACTGCCCGAAAGACCGCATATACTTGACATCGGTTGTGGTTCCGGGATGCAGACCCTTTTGCTTGCAGAACTTTCAGGAGGACAGGTAGATGCTCTTGATCTGTACAGGATATTCCTTGATGACCTTAACGAGAGAGCAGTAAAGAAAGGCATTTCAGATAGAATCAGAACATGTATTGGTTCTATGACAGACCTTCCTTATGAAAAGGAAAGTTTTGACCTGATCTGGGCCGAAGGCTCGATATACATCATGGGCTTTAAAGAAGGTCTTTCATACTGGAAGCAGTTCCTGAAAAAAGGTGGACATATCTGTGTGAGCGAGATAAACTGGCTTACAGATCACCCTTCTGAGAAAGCACTTTCCTATTGGAACAGTTATCCTGAAGTTGCAATGAAGACCGTTGAAGAGAACAAAGGTACGATCTCTGAGCTTGGTCTTGACTGCATTGATACTTTTGTGCTTCCTGAATCTGCTTGGTGGGACGATTATTATGACCCTCTTGAAAAGCGCCTTGGAGAAATGAAAAAGACGTATCCGGAGAATGCTGATTTTGCTGGCTATTCTGAAGAGATATATGATGAAATGGAAGTCTATAAAGAATGCTCAGCTGATTATGGATACGTGTTCTACATAATGAAAAAAAGAATGAAAACTGAATGA
- the pdxT gene encoding pyridoxal 5'-phosphate synthase glutaminase subunit PdxT, whose protein sequence is MRIGVIAIQGDVAEHVESVERALAERGETAEVVTIKHKGIVPTCDGLVFPGGESTTLGRLILREGIDEEIKQAKEKGIPILGTCAGLILLAKSGDSQVEKTHQYLLGLMDIKVNRNSFGRQFESFEIDLDVSVLDSPYNAIFIRAPAILEAGENVNVLASIDGKIVAAEQDNVLALAFHPELTEDMRIHQYFLDKLF, encoded by the coding sequence ATGCGTATAGGTGTTATTGCTATTCAGGGCGATGTTGCCGAACATGTTGAATCTGTTGAGAGAGCACTCGCTGAACGCGGGGAAACTGCAGAAGTGGTCACAATCAAGCATAAAGGCATAGTTCCTACCTGTGACGGTCTTGTGTTCCCGGGAGGAGAAAGCACAACTCTTGGTCGCCTGATCCTCAGGGAAGGCATTGACGAGGAGATCAAACAGGCGAAAGAGAAAGGTATCCCAATACTTGGTACCTGTGCAGGTCTGATCCTTCTTGCAAAGTCCGGAGATTCACAGGTCGAGAAGACGCATCAATACCTGCTTGGACTGATGGATATAAAGGTCAACAGGAATTCCTTTGGAAGGCAGTTCGAATCTTTCGAGATCGATCTTGATGTATCCGTACTTGATTCACCATACAATGCGATCTTTATCAGGGCGCCAGCGATCCTTGAGGCAGGGGAGAATGTGAACGTCCTTGCATCAATTGATGGCAAGATCGTTGCTGCTGAGCAGGATAATGTCCTGGCACTGGCATTCCATCCAGAGCTTACCGAGGATATGAGAATTCACCAGTATTTCCTTGATAAACTATTCTGA
- a CDS encoding 2-oxoacid:acceptor oxidoreductase family protein, translated as MAEKIIGRPAGIYEEFPRKGGAAPTATHYCPGCGHGILHKLIGEAMEELDIQDRSVMISPVGCAVFAYYYFDCGNLQVAHGRAPAVGTGMSRAQDNSVVISYQGDGDLASIGLNETIQAANRGEKMAVFFVNNTVYGMTGGQMAPTTLIGEKTVTCPDGRDPRFAGYPMHMCELLDNLKAPVFIERVSISDISHIRKAKKAVRRALEVQKEGKGYAFVEVLSTCPTNLRQNAEQSTDFVNDLMEKEFPLKNFRDNFDETEPLWRSDSDFSKKGIDDLYSLDSSASPDAVPDPEFGQALVKIAGFGGQGVLSMGLTLARAGCRDQRYSSWYPSYGPEQRGGTSNCSVVISGESIGSPVVYESNVLVALNQPSLEKFAGDVKKGGLILYDDTIGDFDAPEGVRAIAVPSMQIAKDAGSVKAANTVMLGVLMAQGDTRLPEKVFREAIEDTFASKPKLIPMNLDILEAGAKWSMENFK; from the coding sequence ATGGCAGAAAAGATCATTGGAAGACCAGCCGGAATTTATGAAGAGTTCCCACGCAAAGGCGGAGCGGCACCAACTGCAACCCACTATTGTCCGGGATGCGGACACGGTATTTTGCACAAACTGATCGGGGAAGCTATGGAAGAGCTTGATATCCAGGACAGAAGCGTCATGATCAGCCCTGTGGGTTGTGCAGTTTTTGCTTACTACTACTTTGATTGCGGAAACCTTCAGGTCGCACATGGACGTGCACCTGCTGTAGGTACCGGTATGTCAAGGGCACAGGACAACTCTGTTGTGATATCCTACCAGGGTGACGGTGACCTCGCATCTATCGGTCTTAATGAGACAATCCAGGCAGCAAACCGTGGTGAAAAGATGGCCGTGTTCTTTGTGAACAACACTGTCTATGGTATGACCGGTGGCCAGATGGCACCAACAACGCTGATCGGTGAGAAGACCGTCACATGTCCTGATGGCAGGGACCCTCGCTTTGCAGGATACCCAATGCACATGTGCGAGTTGCTGGATAATCTCAAGGCTCCTGTCTTCATCGAGCGTGTTTCAATATCAGATATTTCACATATCAGGAAAGCAAAGAAAGCAGTCAGGAGAGCTCTTGAAGTACAGAAGGAAGGCAAAGGCTATGCATTCGTTGAAGTGCTTTCCACATGTCCGACCAACCTCCGGCAAAATGCTGAACAAAGCACTGATTTCGTGAACGACCTGATGGAGAAGGAATTCCCTCTGAAGAACTTCAGGGACAATTTCGATGAAACAGAACCTCTATGGCGTTCAGATAGTGATTTCTCCAAGAAGGGGATCGATGATCTCTACAGCCTTGACAGCAGTGCATCCCCTGATGCTGTACCGGACCCTGAGTTTGGCCAGGCACTTGTTAAGATCGCCGGATTTGGTGGCCAGGGTGTCTTAAGCATGGGACTTACACTTGCTCGTGCAGGATGCCGTGACCAGCGCTATTCTTCCTGGTATCCTTCATACGGACCGGAACAGCGTGGTGGAACTTCCAACTGTTCAGTCGTTATCTCAGGAGAATCCATTGGTTCACCTGTCGTTTATGAGTCAAACGTGCTTGTAGCTCTTAACCAGCCATCCCTTGAGAAATTCGCAGGCGATGTGAAGAAAGGAGGTCTTATACTTTATGATGACACAATTGGTGATTTCGATGCTCCTGAAGGAGTAAGGGCAATTGCAGTACCTTCCATGCAGATCGCAAAAGATGCCGGATCAGTAAAAGCTGCAAATACAGTTATGCTCGGTGTGCTCATGGCACAGGGAGACACACGTCTTCCGGAAAAGGTGTTCAGGGAAGCAATAGAGGATACTTTTGCAAGCAAACCAAAGCTCATTCCTATGAATCTGGATATTCTTGAAGCCGGTGCAAAGTGGTCAATGGAAAACTTTAAATAA
- the ftsA gene encoding coenzyme F390 synthetase: protein MNRGDLDSLVEEKLRYTIDYAVKHSSFYRKWFDKHDISPSGIRDHEDLLELPLISGELIRNNQPPKTDDFRFMSANWDEIYTIHETSGTSGTPKAFFLTWDDWVRFAEKYSRSFLSQGFGKGDRMIMCASYGMNVGANTMTLSARDIGMAVIPEGKCTFPTRVLESYQPTGIVASVFKLLRLARRLNTEGIDPKETSIEKLIVGGESFAEESRTYLEELWGCPIYNTYGSTEGTMCGECTEQNGLHVPEDLVHLDIYDPYRKEFLEDGECGRIVLTTLLSPGEKCGSLLINYDTEDTTVVQSREKCACGRTHMKIATPEREAETNWISGSPFNRVDVERGVFQRENMDYLTGEYEAFLYEDEDGTSILKVSMECIDEVNCDKSVIEENFLKGFLNTITGTKALYDNGELDVDIKLTGTGDLEFYKLKGRAKRVIDRR, encoded by the coding sequence ATGAACAGGGGCGATCTTGATTCCCTGGTAGAAGAAAAATTACGCTATACAATAGATTATGCTGTAAAGCATTCTTCTTTCTACAGGAAATGGTTTGACAAACATGATATTTCTCCTTCAGGCATTCGGGATCATGAGGATCTGCTGGAACTGCCACTCATCTCCGGTGAACTGATACGAAATAACCAGCCACCAAAGACAGATGATTTTCGTTTTATGAGTGCGAACTGGGATGAGATATACACGATCCATGAGACCAGTGGCACAAGCGGAACTCCTAAAGCATTTTTCCTCACATGGGATGACTGGGTACGTTTTGCTGAGAAATACAGCCGCAGTTTTCTATCCCAGGGTTTTGGTAAGGGTGACAGGATGATAATGTGTGCATCCTATGGGATGAATGTCGGTGCCAACACCATGACACTTTCTGCTCGTGATATTGGTATGGCGGTCATACCGGAAGGAAAATGCACATTTCCAACCCGCGTCCTGGAAAGCTACCAGCCTACAGGAATAGTTGCAAGCGTCTTCAAGCTTTTAAGGCTTGCACGCAGGCTCAATACGGAAGGGATCGATCCTAAGGAGACCAGCATCGAAAAACTGATCGTAGGAGGAGAGAGCTTTGCCGAGGAGAGCAGGACTTACCTGGAAGAATTATGGGGCTGTCCTATCTACAACACCTATGGAAGTACCGAAGGAACGATGTGCGGGGAATGCACAGAACAGAACGGCCTTCATGTTCCGGAAGATCTTGTCCATCTGGACATATATGATCCATACCGGAAGGAATTCCTTGAAGATGGCGAATGTGGAAGGATAGTGCTTACAACGCTTCTGAGTCCTGGTGAAAAGTGCGGTAGCCTTTTGATCAATTATGATACTGAAGACACAACAGTAGTCCAGTCAAGAGAAAAATGTGCATGTGGCAGGACCCACATGAAGATCGCCACTCCTGAACGTGAGGCTGAAACAAATTGGATCTCAGGTTCACCTTTCAATCGTGTGGATGTAGAACGGGGTGTCTTCCAGAGGGAGAATATGGATTACCTGACAGGTGAGTACGAAGCTTTCCTATATGAGGATGAAGACGGAACCTCTATTCTTAAGGTCAGTATGGAATGCATCGATGAAGTTAATTGTGACAAATCTGTCATCGAAGAGAACTTCCTTAAAGGATTTCTCAATACCATTACTGGTACTAAGGCTCTCTATGATAATGGAGAACTTGATGTTGATATAAAATTAACCGGCACAGGTGATCTGGAATTCTATAAATTAAAAGGAAGAGCAAAAAGGGTAATCGATCGAAGATGA
- a CDS encoding AMP-binding protein, whose amino-acid sequence MSSFLEEYVSRTEFESYDDYKENFKIKIPENFNFAYDIVDRYAEEQPEKRALVWCDDDGEELIYNFRELKYYSDKAANLFRKYGIGKGDVVMLTLKGRYEFWICILALHKIGAVTLPATHMLTTKDVTYRIELAKIKMVVSADDEGLMGYIDEGHKGYEDVLLHKAVLNVEKEGWINFKKELEEASEDFTRPEGDEATNNDDISLLYFSSGTTGLPKMVQHDFAYPLGHIITAKYWQNVMDDGLHLTVADSGWAKCVWGKLYGQWICGTAVFVYDYERFNAKNMLEKASKYGVTTFCAPPTIYRFLIKEDLSQYDFSSLEYCVVAGEPLNPEVYERFLEFTGLKLMEGFGQTESVVTIATYPWMEPKPGSMGKPSPEYDIQLLNLDGKLCDSGEEGEIVINTSKGKPVGLFAGYRADEEKTKATWHDGYYHTGDMAWKDEDGYFWFIGRSDDIIKSSGYKIGPFEVESALIEHPSVLECAITAVPDPVRGQIVKATIVLVKGYEASDELKKELQNHVKKATAPYKYPRAVEFVDELPKTISGKIRRVEIRDHDKATN is encoded by the coding sequence ATGTCATCTTTTTTAGAAGAATATGTTTCACGCACGGAATTCGAATCGTATGATGACTACAAGGAGAACTTTAAGATAAAGATCCCCGAGAACTTTAATTTCGCATACGATATTGTCGACAGGTACGCAGAGGAACAACCTGAGAAAAGAGCGCTTGTATGGTGCGATGATGATGGTGAAGAACTGATATATAATTTCAGGGAGCTGAAATACTACAGCGATAAAGCTGCAAATCTCTTCAGAAAATATGGCATCGGAAAAGGCGATGTTGTAATGCTGACCTTAAAGGGCAGGTACGAGTTCTGGATCTGCATCCTTGCCCTGCATAAGATCGGTGCTGTCACTCTTCCTGCAACTCATATGCTGACAACCAAGGATGTGACCTATCGTATCGAACTTGCAAAGATCAAGATGGTAGTAAGTGCAGACGATGAAGGTCTCATGGGTTACATCGATGAAGGTCACAAAGGGTACGAGGATGTCCTGCTTCACAAAGCCGTCCTTAATGTTGAGAAAGAGGGCTGGATCAATTTCAAAAAGGAGCTTGAGGAAGCTTCTGAAGATTTTACCAGACCTGAAGGCGATGAAGCAACAAATAACGATGATATTTCCCTTTTGTATTTCTCATCCGGAACAACCGGCCTGCCAAAAATGGTGCAGCATGATTTTGCCTATCCACTTGGCCACATAATCACTGCTAAGTACTGGCAGAACGTGATGGACGACGGATTACACCTTACAGTTGCAGACTCCGGCTGGGCAAAATGCGTATGGGGTAAGCTCTATGGCCAGTGGATCTGTGGTACTGCTGTCTTTGTCTATGACTATGAGCGTTTCAATGCAAAGAACATGCTTGAGAAGGCCAGCAAGTATGGTGTGACAACTTTCTGTGCACCGCCTACTATCTACAGGTTCCTTATAAAAGAAGACCTTTCACAGTATGATTTCAGCAGCCTTGAGTACTGTGTGGTTGCGGGTGAGCCTTTGAACCCTGAAGTGTACGAGCGGTTCCTTGAGTTCACAGGACTGAAACTTATGGAAGGTTTCGGCCAGACCGAGAGTGTTGTGACCATCGCAACCTATCCCTGGATGGAACCAAAACCGGGGTCCATGGGAAAACCATCACCTGAATACGATATCCAGTTATTGAACCTTGACGGGAAGCTCTGTGATTCCGGTGAGGAAGGAGAGATCGTTATCAATACTTCCAAAGGCAAGCCAGTAGGTCTCTTTGCCGGATATCGTGCAGATGAGGAGAAAACAAAAGCTACCTGGCATGATGGATATTACCATACAGGTGATATGGCATGGAAAGATGAGGATGGTTATTTCTGGTTCATCGGGAGATCTGATGATATCATCAAGAGCTCCGGTTACAAGATCGGTCCTTTCGAGGTAGAGAGTGCCCTTATAGAGCATCCTTCTGTGCTCGAATGTGCCATCACAGCTGTACCTGATCCGGTTCGTGGCCAGATCGTTAAAGCGACCATTGTGCTTGTAAAAGGATATGAAGCAAGTGATGAGCTTAAGAAAGAGTTGCAGAACCATGTCAAAAAAGCCACTGCACCTTACAAGTATCCAAGAGCTGTGGAATTTGTGGATGAACTCCCAAAAACCATAAGTGGCAAGATAAGGCGTGTCGAGATACGTGATCACGACAAAGCAACAAACTGA
- the pdxS gene encoding pyridoxal 5'-phosphate synthase lyase subunit PdxS produces the protein MELEKLRHGTELIKRGFAKMQKGGVIMDVTTPEEARIAEEAGAVAVMALHAVPSDIRKEGGVARMADPQVTADIIESVTIPVMAKARIGHFVEAEILQALGSDMIDESEVLTPADESFHIDKTQFTVPFVCGARNLGEALRRINEGAAMIRTKGEAGTGDVREAVRHMKQIQGEIRTLKGMTKEELIMAARDIEAPIELVMETAEMQRLPVVNFAAGGVATPADAALMMRLGSDGVFVGSGIFKAENPALMAKAIVEAVNNYDNPEVLAEISKGIGAGMKGISVDSIPDDQVLQTRGW, from the coding sequence ATGGAACTTGAAAAATTACGACATGGTACCGAACTTATCAAGCGCGGTTTTGCAAAGATGCAGAAAGGCGGCGTTATTATGGACGTTACAACTCCTGAAGAAGCAAGGATCGCTGAAGAAGCAGGAGCTGTTGCAGTTATGGCACTCCACGCTGTACCTTCCGACATCAGGAAGGAAGGCGGCGTTGCAAGGATGGCTGACCCACAGGTCACTGCTGATATCATTGAATCCGTAACAATTCCGGTAATGGCAAAAGCAAGGATCGGACACTTCGTTGAAGCTGAGATCCTACAGGCACTTGGCTCTGATATGATCGACGAGTCAGAAGTACTCACACCTGCTGATGAAAGCTTCCATATCGATAAGACACAGTTCACTGTTCCTTTCGTATGTGGTGCACGTAACCTCGGTGAAGCACTCAGAAGGATCAACGAAGGTGCAGCTATGATCCGTACAAAGGGTGAAGCTGGTACCGGTGATGTCAGGGAAGCTGTACGCCACATGAAGCAGATCCAGGGAGAGATCAGGACCCTCAAGGGCATGACAAAGGAAGAGCTTATTATGGCTGCAAGAGACATCGAAGCACCTATTGAGCTTGTAATGGAGACCGCAGAAATGCAGCGTCTTCCTGTTGTGAACTTTGCAGCCGGTGGTGTCGCAACTCCTGCTGATGCAGCTCTCATGATGAGACTTGGCTCTGACGGTGTTTTCGTCGGATCAGGTATCTTCAAGGCAGAGAACCCTGCATTGATGGCAAAAGCTATCGTTGAGGCTGTCAACAACTATGATAATCCTGAAGTGCTCGCAGAGATCTCAAAAGGTATCGGCGCAGGCATGAAAGGAATCAGTGTTGATTCCATTCCGGATGACCAGGTTCTCCAGACACGCGGCTGGTAA